The genome window ATGAAGTCCATGGAGTCGTCCTCTCTGTCACCTGGCGGGCGTCACTCTGCCCTCTCTAGACTACTGAGTCCaggacacacagtcacacagtgaaGACCTGAAAGAGACCTGATAGAGCCCACGACaacacttgagagagagagatgtttcccatgccaataaagcccttaaattgaattgaaattgagagagaaacagagatagggacaaagagagagagagacagtaggttcAAAAAGCCTACTtgagagacaaacaaagagtGAAAACCAACCATGAAATCCAACCAGGAGAGGAGCCATggctgtctacctccaaagaagCGTGAAATCCTAGCCCTGGAGCAGAGGCCTGTGGTGGTAACAGCAGCAGCTGAGATCCTAGCTCTGGAGCAGAAGCCTGTGGTGGTACCAGCAGCAGCTGAGATCCTAGCCCTGGAGCAGAggcctgtagtggtaacagcagCAGCTGCAGCCTCAGCAGACACTACCTTACACACAGAGAACCTGGCTTGGCTGGCCAATGTAGCCAGCGAACGCTGCAGATCCACAGAAACTCCCAGCCCCAGGTTTCAtgtctcctcgtcctcctcttcatccccctCCCATTctgctctccccctgtcctctctctccacgATCTACCCCACTGGGGTGGGGCTCAGCCAACAGGGCGGGACAATCCAGTACGCCCAGCTGGCCCCTAACCTCCAGTTCATTAGCTCGGGGCCGTACACTGGCTACATCTCCTCTCAGATCATCCAGTCCACTGCCACCAATGTAGCCGCCTCCACAGGGCAACAGCGCCACCATCTGGACGGCCACTGCTACACCACCGCCCTCATCTCCCAGGCCACCAAGGTGTGTGTCTATTGTgtatgcattcggaaagtattcagaccccttgagtttttccacattttgttacgttacagccttattctaaaatagattaaatagtttccccctcattaatctacacacaataaggtattttatacatttatttttatacatttacaaaaatgtataaaaagctggttttgctttgtcattatgttcaCTGTGTTCAGATTGTTTATGTATTTACTCCattgtggaaaagtcaaggggtctgaatactttccaaaggcaccgtatatcagtgttggggagtagtgaactacatggaGTTCAACTAGTAAgttaactacattttgcagtattTTGCTGGTAGTTTATTATTATGGGAAGACAATTTGTGTCAGACCTGCCCAATTCTCACATAAAACATCATTTTTGTGTTTAATAGACTAGATTGTGATCTGTTTTTGCAATTTCTAgactatgacatttcagatttcaaTATGATAATGAATCATTAATGTAGTCAACTACTTTTTCAAGGTAACTTTAAGGTTCagtaaactatattttcttaAGGCTAGATTTAATGTAGCGTAACTTCTTCCAGAGTGAAGTAATTGTTAGCTTGATAAACTTTCATAGTAGCTTCCCCAACAATGGTATTTATTGTGTAATTAATTAgtggtattattattatacagtggggcaaaaaagtatttagtcagccaccaattgtgcaagttctcccacttaaaaagctgagagaggcctgtcattttcatcataggtacacttcaactcagacaaaatgagaaaataaatccagaaaatcacattgtaggattttttatgaatttatttgcaaattatggtggaaaataagtatttggtcaataacaaaagtttatctcaatactttgttatataccctttgttggcaatgacagaggtcaaacgttttctgtaagtcttcacaaggttttcacacactgttgctggtatttcggcccattcctccatgcagatctcctctagagcagtgatgttttggggctgttgctgggcaacacggactttcaactccctccaaagattttctatggggttgagatctggagactggctaggccactccaggaccttgaaatgcttcttatgaagccactccttcgttgcccgggtggtgtgttttggatcattgtcatgccgaaagacccagccacgtttctcTGTTATGTTAAGGTTGGGGACCAGCAGAACCAGGTCCAGATAGGTCTGCCGTCTGACCTGACTGTTATGTACGTTAAGGTTGGGGACCAGCAGAACCAGGTCCAGATAGGTCTGCCGTCTGACCTGGCTGTTGTGTTATGTTAAGGTTGGGGACCAGCAGAACCAGCTCCAGATAGGTCTGCCGTCTGACCTggctgttatgttatgttaaggTTGGGGACCAGCAGAACCAGGTCCAGATAGGTCTGCCGTCTGACCTAGCTGTGTCCGTTGGAGGGACCCACTTCACCACTACCCACCAGTACATCCAGCTGGACAGCAGCAGCCCTCTGACCGTCACCTCCCCTACCCAGGGCCACCTCCAGCCTCTCCAGCTCCACACCCACCCTGGGGTGGGCCTCCTCCCCCACACCCTCACCCTCGCCCCCTCCCAGGTGCTGGTCCAGTATACGGATGGGTTAGGGATCAACAAAGCTGAGGGCGGACACACCAAGGTATTTACATCGTTTTTTAATTTAAGATATTTGTTTGCAAGGAGAGCTTGTGGGTAAGCATGTCATTCTACAGTGTAGACTACACTGTATCCTGTGGATATGGCAAATaaagattgatttgatttgaaggtggTGCAGCTGAATGGAGAGCTGGAGAGGAGTTTCGGTAAACAGAGCTGTGCTGGCATCAAAGGAACCTCCTACTCTAACCAGAACAATCAGCAGGTTCACCATGGATATGAAGCTCGACACATCCTCATTCCCGCAGACTACACTACCCAGGATTCCACAGGGCTACAAACCTCCCTGGTGCTGGTAGCAAACGCCCAGCCcagcccccacccccaccctcaccCTACCAGTGGTGCTGAGCAGGACACGGTCCAGGTCCACCCATCATTAATACACAGTGAGGGAGGAGGCATCTGTCTAAGGAAACCTGTCTCCAGAACCTCCTCTTTCACCTCCCTCAACTCCTCTGAGGCTCTGAAGGTCTCTTCTGCCCCTCACACGGTTATCCAGACCACCCACCACTCTGACGAGCATGTACACAGCCTGTACTCCACCACCCAGGCACCAATCATCGGCTACATTGCCAGGGCAGGTAACCAGCATGGCGTCAGCTACGCCACCCTGCCGCAGCACCTGGTCATCCCGGACGGCCAGTCCCTCCAGTCTCTCCTGATACCCGTTAACGGAGTTACCACCACTACGGACCTCGAGGCTGCCTGCTCGGTGACCGCTAGGACGGCCAGCACCACCGCCTCTCAGCTGGCTCCAGCGACCGCATCCCTCCCCCGCCACACCTACCTCACCGCGTCCCTGTCCAAGTGTGAGATGCTGGGGTCGGACGGCCACCACCAGTCCCCTGCTGTACTCCAGGCCCAAGTACTACCCATCCAACACATCCAAATCCCATCTAACACAACTGCTAATGTGGTGGCGTCCCCCTCCCCTGCCCCAGCCCTAGCTCCAGGACCTGTCcaggtctccccctctctctcctcttccccctcccctgccCCAGCCCTAGCTCCGGGACCTGTCcaggtctccccctctctctcctcttccccctcccctgcctcagccctaGCTCCAGCCCCTGTTCaggcctccccctctctctcctcttccccctcccctgccCCAGCCCTAGCTCCAGCCCCTGTTCaggcctccccctctctctcctcttccccctcccctgccCCAGCCCTAGCTCCAGGACCTGTCCAGgcctccccctgtccctcctcttccccctcccctgccCCAGCCCTAGCTCCAGGACCTGTCCaggcctccccctctctctcctcctctccaaccaCGCTCCCTCCGTTCTTCATGCGTGGCTCCATCATCCAGCTGGCGGACGGGGAGCTGAAGCGAGTGGAGGACCTGAAGACGGAGGACTTTATCCAGAGTGCTGAGATCAGCAGTGAGCTGAAGATTGACTCCAGCACAGTGGAACGCATCGACACGGGCCAGACACCCAACGCTGTCATCATACAGTTCGGTGTCGGGGAACACAAAGCACAGGTAAGCTTGCGATGCTTGTTGTTGTCTCCATTCCCCTAGACtcagtgccagtctgtttgtacTACCCTGCCAATGCCTTGTCACTCATTCTCACACCGCAATGGTGTTGaaaagagcacaaacagatctgagaccaggctaccaTAACCCCATCCTAATGTCAATGTTTATGCCAATAACAGTTTATTGTGTATCCTTTGTGTGTTGTATTcctctgcaggtgtgtgtggaggTGCTGTTAGAGTACCCGTTCTTTGTGTTCGGCCAGGGCTGGTCGTCCTGCTGCCCTGACCGGACCACTCAGCTGTTGGAGCTGAGCTGTGCCAAGCTGTGTGTTGGGGACGTGTGTGTCTCCCTGACCCTCAGGAGCCTGAGGGGTGGCGGTGGCTCTGTGTCTGGGAGGAACCACAACAGCCAGGGTCACGAAGTCAAGCTGAGGCACAGCCACAACACTGGGGACATCACACAGGGGTCTAACAGTCAGGGGAATAACCAGAGTAATGGTCAGAGAGACGGTCAGAGTATGGACAAGGACTTTAGGAACAGTTTGAATGCTGCAGGCAGCAACAGTGTCTTCCTGGTGCAAGTGGCCAAAACAGACATGTTGAATAAGGAGGATAGGGACGTCCCCCGCTGTGTGGACCAGGGGACAGGATCTGGACTGAGACCCGGATCTGGACCAGGGGTCTACGGAACTGGAGTTGGACCCAGGAGCACCTCGGACCTGCATGCTGTCTCAGggaatggagagatgagagacagagaacagaataGCCCCATGCTCCCTCCGCCCCTCAAGACAGAAGTGGGTGAGGCagacaaagaaaaaccctggggTCGTAAGAGGAGGTGGTCTgctccagagagagatcagacaGAGAGGGCGGACGAGGAACCCCCTTTGACTCTGCCAAAACCCTCTTTTATAACTCAGCAGGTCAAACTCTCCATCGAAGGAAGGTCAAAGGTTAGTTGTTGAAGGAGCTGGAGTGTTGTACAGGAGGGAACATAGTTTTATATGTTTGTAACGTTGTTAGTGCTGTTTGGTTTAATCTATCTATCCACCTTAATGGAAACGATTCATTTACCTGGTATATACATGTTTtatgattctatttctatggaaggaacattgttgtctctgtgtttggCCTACTGTCTGGGAGGCCAGTCTCTCTCCAGAACACAGTGAGTGGCCCACTGTCTGGGAGGCCAGTCTCTCTCCAGAACACTGTTAGTGGCCCACTGCCTGgaaggccagtctctctctagaaCACAGTGAGTGGCCCACTGTCTGGGAGGCCAGTCTCTCTCCAGAACACAGTTAGTGGCCCACTGCCTGgaaggccagtctctctctagaaCACAGTTAGTGGCCCACTGTCTGGAAGGCCAGTCTCTCTCCAGAACACAGTGAGTGGCCCACTGTCTGGGAGGCCAGTCTCTCTGCAAAAACAGTTAGTGGCCCACTGCCTGGGAGGCCAGTCTCTCTCCAGAACACAGTGAGTGGCCCACTGTCTGggaggccagtctctctctagaaCACAGTTAGTGGCCCACTGCCTGGGAGGCCAGTCTCTCTCCAGAACACAGTGAGTGGCCCACTGCCTGGGAGGCCAGTCTCTCTCCAGAACACAATTAGTGGCCCACTTGCCTGGGAGGCCAGTCTCTCTCCAGAACACAGTGAGTGGCCCACTGCCTGGGAGGCCAGTCTCTCTCCAGAACACAGTGAGTGGCCCACTGCCTGGGAGGCCAGTCTCTCTCCAGAACACAGTTAGTGGCCCACTGTCTGGGAGGCCAGTCtctctacagaacacagttagtggcCCACTGCCTGGGAGGCCAGTCTCTCTCCAGAACACAGTGAGTGGCCCACTGTCTGGGAGG of Oncorhynchus kisutch isolate 150728-3 unplaced genomic scaffold, Okis_V2 scaffold3711, whole genome shotgun sequence contains these proteins:
- the LOC109888222 gene encoding ataxin-1-like, encoding MKSNQERSHGCLPPKKREILALEQRPVVVTAAAEILALEQKPVVVPAAAEILALEQRPVVVTAAAAASADTTLHTENLAWLANVASERCRSTETPSPRFHVSSSSSSSPSHSALPLSSLSTIYPTGVGLSQQGGTIQYAQLAPNLQFISSGPYTGYISSQIIQSTATNVAASTGQQRHHLDGHCYTTALISQATKVGDQQNQVQIGLPSDLAVSVGGTHFTTTHQYIQLDSSSPLTVTSPTQGHLQPLQLHTHPGVGLLPHTLTLAPSQVLVQYTDGLGINKAEGGHTKVVQLNGELERSFGKQSCAGIKGTSYSNQNNQQVHHGYEARHILIPADYTTQDSTGLQTSLVLVANAQPSPHPHPHPTSGAEQDTVQVHPSLIHSEGGGICLRKPVSRTSSFTSLNSSEALKVSSAPHTVIQTTHHSDEHVHSLYSTTQAPIIGYIARAGNQHGVSYATLPQHLVIPDGQSLQSLLIPVNGVTTTTDLEAACSVTARTASTTASQLAPATASLPRHTYLTASLSKCEMLGSDGHHQSPAVLQAQVLPIQHIQIPSNTTANVVASPSPAPALAPGPVQVSPSLSSSPSPAPALAPGPVQVSPSLSSSPSPASALAPAPVQASPSLSSSPSPAPALAPAPVQASPSLSSSPSPAPALAPGPVQASPCPSSSPSPAPALAPGPVQASPSLSSSPTTLPPFFMRGSIIQLADGELKRVEDLKTEDFIQSAEISSELKIDSSTVERIDTGQTPNAVIIQFGVGEHKAQVCVEVLLEYPFFVFGQGWSSCCPDRTTQLLELSCAKLCVGDVCVSLTLRSLRGGGGSVSGRNHNSQGHEVKLRHSHNTGDITQGSNSQGNNQSNGQRDGQSMDKDFRNSLNAAGSNSVFLVQVAKTDMLNKEDRDVPRCVDQGTGSGLRPGSGPGVYGTGVGPRSTSDLHAVSGNGEMRDREQNSPMLPPPLKTEVGEADKEKPWGRKRRWSAPERDQTERADEEPPLTLPKPSFITQQVKLSIEGRSKVSC